AAGACTTTTTCCTTAATTTTTGCTTTACCCACAAGGCGATGAATTTGGGCTTTGTAGTAAATGCAAGGTGTTTTGCCCAGAGGAGAAAGGCATTTTTTATCTGCGGTGATTTTGGTTTGCCCTTCAAAAGTCATGGCAAAATTTCCTTCCCCCAAAGAAAAATGTGCTTTGTGACACAGTTGAATCATGTCAATAATTTTATCAGGATCGCTGTCTTTTAGATGGCGTAAATTGCTTTTAAGAGTGCTGCCGCCGATCTTGGCCAATACGGCAAAAATTATCAGCATGATCCCACTTGCAACAAATAAAGATGACATTTTTTCTCCACTTTTGTCATGATAAAAAAAGTGACTAAGTATTTAAACGAAAATAATCTGGACTATCCGCATTTGTTTCTATTGCCCCCTATCTTTCCTGTTAGGAGGGGAAAGAGATGAGGTTATCTTGTTAGATTTTAACAGTAAAAATAACTCATTATTGCCCCTCCTATACCAAATTAAGCCATTCATAAAATTTTTCTGTCAGAATCAGAATTTACAGAATTTCAGGATTTTCAGAATTAAAGAATAAAAAAAGTTTTAAAATAAACGAGTTGCAAGAGTCAATTTTGAAAATTCTTTAATTCTGTAAATTCTGATTCTGACAAAATAAGGATTCTATGAATCATATCTTTTTGGTATAGCAGGAGGAGGTAGGGGGCGGTAGAAATCTTGATATTCTAAATGGTTTTAGTCGCTGGAATATTTCTATTTAACGACTTATAATTTTTTATAGCCGCAAAATTACCCCGCCGCCACAACCCCATTCACCTTTAACTTCACCACTTCCACACTTTCTAAGCCTTCATTATCGACGACTTTAACAGCCACTTGATGCGTTCCTGCTTTAAACTTAAAGCGTTGTTTGCCGTCTTTATCAATGATAATTGAGGCTTTAAAACCCTGGTTCAGCCTCATAATTAAAATCCCAGGCATAAAACTCAATCCCAACTGGAGACTCGCCAAAAGCCTGAAACTCAATTTCACGTAAGCCTTTTTTGTCTGCACCTAAGTCTGTAAATTCAATGCGCAAAGTCGGCTTTTTCGCCATCGGCACCACCTGATCCACAGGCAATAGCTCAATAATTACGCCTTCATGATTGCGCAACCGCGCCACTTCTTGAATCGCACCTTTACCAAAACTAAAAGCGATTAATACGCCAACGGGTTTATTATCGGCTTTATTTTGCTCAAATAGGGTTTTATCGAAGCGTTGAATGGCGGAAAAGAAATTGTCGATGATATTGCGACCGATACCGTCGGAGCGTTTAACTTGAATAGGAATACCGTCTTTGCTTTTGCCGTCTAGTCCTAAATCACCCTTTTGTTTGATGTTGGGAATGCCGCCGTATTGTTGGATAATCCATTGCTCAAATTCAAACGCATTAGAATAACGCAAAGTATCATAGTCGTATTTGTGCAATTGGACAATAAACGGCGCAGAGAATAAATTGC
This is a stretch of genomic DNA from Thioflexithrix psekupsensis. It encodes these proteins:
- a CDS encoding DNA methyltransferase, whose product is MTSPNPRPNMMYEWMGYGFPEKGWRYEKETMQKLHDEGRIHYPKNKAGHPDYSKRLALKRYLNEQQGEILGNFWGDIQNVQAHAKERIGYPTQKPEALLERIINMASNEGDTVLDPFVGGGTTVAVAERLKRNWIGIDQSVQAIKVSELRLEKQRNLFSAPFIVQLHKYDYDTLRYSNAFEFEQWIIQQYGGIPNIKQKGDLGLDGKSKDGIPIQVKRSDGIGRNIIDNFFSAIQRFDKTLFEQNKADNKPVGVLIAFSFGKGAIQEVARLRNHEGVIIELLPVDQVVPMAKKPTLRIEFTDLGADKKGLREIEFQAFGESPVGIEFYAWDFNYEAEPGF